A stretch of DNA from Gemmatimonadota bacterium:
CGGATGGGGCGGCTACTGGGCCTGGGATCCGGTCGAGAACGCCAGCTTCCTGCCCTGGCTCACCATGAGCGCGTTTCTCCATTCGGTCATGATCCAGGAAAAACGGGGCATGTTGAAGCGGTGGAACCTGGGCCTGGTCATCGGGTCGTTCCTCCTGAGTATCTTCGGCACCTTCATTACCCGCTCCGGCGTGATCGCGAGCGTCCACAGCTTCACCCAATCCAACATCGGCGCGTTCTTCGTCGGATTTCTGGTCCTGACGGCGTTCGCCAGCTTCTCGCTGCTCTATTTGCGGTGGCCGTCCCTCAAGCCCGAGAGTCAGCTCGACTCCTTGGCCAGTCGGGAAGCCGCTTTTCTGTTCAACAACCTGCTGTTGGTCGGAATCGCCTTCAGCGTCCTCTGGGGCACCCTCTTCCCGATCCTCTCCGAAGCGGTCCGGGGCACCAAGATCACCGTCGGCCCGCCGTTCTTCAATCAAGTGAATATCCCGTTAGGTCTCGGCCTCCTGGCCCTGACCGGGATCGGTCCGCTGATTGCCTGGCGCCAGACGTCCACCTCCAACCTCCGTCGCCAGTTCATTTTCCCGGTGTCCACCGGGATCGTCGTCACCGTCGTGCTCTTGGCCCTCGGGGTCAGAGACCCCTACGCGATGATGACCTTCGGTCTGGCAGGTTTCGTGTTCGGAACCGTCACCCAGGAGTTCTATCGCGGCGTCCGCGCCCGCCAGCGGATGCACGGCGAACATCCGGTGCTCGCGTTGGGACGTCTGATTACCAGGAATCGCCGTCGCTATGGCGGTTACTTGGTCCACATCGCAATGGTGGTCTATTTCGTGGCGTTCGCCGGGATGGCGTTTACCCGGACTCGCGAGGCCACCCTGAGCGTCGGCGACACGGCCACGATCGGGAGCCCGTTCGGATACGAGTACGCCCTCAAGTTCCTCGGGATTTCCCAGTACGCCGCGTTTAACCGCCAGGTCTCGGTGGCATCGATGGAAGTGACCCGAAACGGGAAGAAGCTCGGGATCATGACCTCGGAGAAACGGCAGCACGTCGACAGTTTCGGCAAGCCGACCTTTCAGCCCTCCACCGAAGTCGGGATCCGGAGCGATCTCCGCGAAGACCTCTACGTCGTGTACGCCGGTTCGGTCGACGGGACCGAACGAAGCACGTTCCGGATTACGGTCAATCCGTTGGTCTGGTGGGTCTGGGCCGGCGGCGTGTTTCTGATCATTGGAGGACTCATTACGATGTGGCCCTCGACCTGGAATGCCAATCTCCCGCCAATCCGGGAGCGGACCCCAGCGGCCCCTGAACCGGCGGCCGTCGGATGAACCGGCGCACCCTGTTGGCCGCCCTCGTGGCCCCAGTCGCCCTTCAGCGGCTCGTGGCTCAGACCCAGGCCCCGAAGACCGGGGCCGCCGACCCTCTCCGCGACCCCGCGTCGGTCGGCCAATTGCGGGCCGAGGCCAACCCGCTCGACAACAATGAAACCGTCAAGGATATCGAGCGGCGGCTCAAGTGCACCTGCGGATGCAACCTCGACATCTTCACCTGCCGGACCACCGACTTCACCTGCACCTACTCGCCCGAGCTTCACAAAGAGGTCATCGCCCTCTATCAGGCCGGCCAGAACGCCGATGAGATTGTGGCCGCGTTCGTCGCCAAACACGGCGAGCAAGTTCTGCTCGCCCCACCCGCCCGCGGATTCAACATCCTGGGCTATATCCTCCCGACGGTGGCCGTGGTGCTGGCCGCCGGCACCCTTGGCTTCGTGTTGGTGCGCCGACATCGGCTCCGCCTCGAGGCCCAAGCCGCCGCGCCGATCCGATCGGCCTCGAGTTCTGGTCTGACGGCGGAACAACAGGCCAATCTCGACCAGGCGTTGAACGAGCTCGACGCATGATTCTCGAACTGATAACCGCCATGCTCCTTGGTGCCTTGGTGCTGTGGATGGCCCTCGGTGCGCTCGGAACCCAGACTACAGACGATGGTCTCGAAGAGGCCGATCCCCTCGAGGAGACGCCGCGCGGACGGGCCCTGCTCGCCATCAAAGAACTCGAGTTTGACCGGGCCACCGGCAAGGTATCCGACGAAGACTACCAGAGCATTCGCGGCCGCCTGGCCTTTGAGGCCACCGAGGTACTGGGTCGATCCGCGGCGGTCAGCGCCCCGGCGGTGACGACATTGAGAGGGTGCCCGCAGTGCGGTCCGCGCCCCGAGGCCGGGGCCCGCTTCTGTTCAGCCTGCGGCTTCCCAGCCGCCTAAGAAAACCGCGACCGAACCCGGGCCAGAATCTGGGCCAGCCGCTCCCCCGAGACCATGGCCCGGCCCGAGGGGACGAAATACAGGATTACGGAGACGACCGCCACCACCAGCACGTAATACGCGGTCACACTCGAGAACCGGCGCTCCGCCGGGTAGGTGACCCGGTCGATGACCCGGCGAGCCACACCCTGCCCGCCCCCGCTCGGGACCGCCCCGGGGTTCGTTTGCAGCCTGGGGATATCAATGCTGGTCATGAGGTCTTGGGTGTGAGAAATGGCGCGGAGGCCCGGAAAGTTCCCGGTAGGGCCCCTCCCAAACTACGCCAGGGACTACGCCTCGAGAAGCGGATCGGATTGCCGCCCCTCGCCGGCTCCTCAACGGTCGGCCCGCTTTGGCCGTACTGTTAATCTCGCACCTCAACCCAAGGCACCCCATGAACTACGCGCTCCCGGCCCTCGCGGCCATCAGCCTACTGGCCGGACCCCTCGGGGCCCAAAAGCCGGATTTCTCGGGCACCTGGAAGATCAATACCGAAAAGAGCGACCCGATGCTTGTCCCTTCCGGGGGCGGGGGGGGCGGCGGGCAGCGCCCCGGGGGCATGGCCGGCATCCGTCCGAGCGAGATGTTCATCACCCATTCCGACAGCAAAATGGTCTTCGAGCAGAAGATGGGCGAGCGGACCGTATTGCTGACCTACTACCTCGACGGCCGGGAGAGCAAGAACCCCGGCATGCGGGGCGCCGAGATGACGACCAAATCCACTTGGGTTGAAAACACCATCGTGACAGACGGCGAAAATACCTTCACCACCCCGATGGGCGACATGACCATCAAGAGCCATGAAGTCCGGAGCATGAGCGACGACAGCAAGACCATGACCATCGTCTCGACTGCCACCACGCCCCGCGGCGAAATGACCCGGAAGACGGTTTACGACAAGGCGTAGGGCCGCCTCGCCACCCCGCGACCCGAGCTGCCCAGGTCGCGGAACTCAGTGCCCGTGGAGTAACGCAAAGCCAGTGCGAAGTTTGGAGAGAGCCAGCGGTCGGGATTGAACCGACGACCGCTCGATTACGAATCGAGTGCTCTACCACTGAGCTACGCTGGCAACAACCGGTGAGAAACCATCCTGCAGAACTTCAAAATGCCCTGACTCGGACTCGAACCGAGATGCCTTTCGGCACTACCCCCTCAAGATAGCGTGTCTACCAGTTTCACCACCAGGGCGCGGAACCCATTATAGGCGGTAACCCAACCGAGGTCAAATCCCTTCCCGTCATTGACTTACCGGTAGCCCACGGCCACCGAACCGGCCACCGCGATACGGCACGATCTCGTTCGTCACATTGGTCCGATAGAATGCCACGTCGTAGCTGACATCGCTCACGGCACTTTCCGCCCCAAACGTGACCAGGTGCTTGGTGCCGACCTCGTAGGTCGTCGACCGGATTGGTTCGAGCAGCGGGTTGATCGCCAACACAGTGTCCTGCCCGAAGGTGCCCGCCGGATCAGTCTCGTTGCCCGCCGGGGCCTCCACCCCGCCGCCGACGTTGGCGTACATCGAATGCGTTGGGCTCAACCGGTAGTTGACCCCCAACTTCGGCGTCACGCGGGCAAACACCTTTTCATCGCTGAGCTTCGGATTGAGGAAACTCTCGGAGTAGTAGGTGATCGCGTCGCGCCGGGCCCCAACCGACACGCCGACCTTCCGGCTCACATCCAGCTCGGCCTGAAGGAAGAAGCCCAAATTATTGGCCCCTTCTCGCTTGTTGTCTCGAAGAGTGCCGCCCCGATTGCCCTCGGGAGTGAGTGAGTAGAAGAGGATCGTACCGTCATGGTAGGCCTCGTCCAGTCCGCCCAGGAACCGCGCCCGGGTCGTCCCTCCCAGATCGACTGAGTTGGCGTAGACCACGTTCCCGCCGACGTGAACCCGCGTGAAGTCCCGAAAGGTGCCGC
This window harbors:
- a CDS encoding heme lyase CcmF/NrfE family subunit gives rise to the protein MTLLGQFALWMAFLLSIYVAAFAFIPSWRQRPDAGVVVERSSYAIAIVLWVAAVSLWKALFAHDFNVEYVASYTSRNLPDYYVFAALWAGQKGSLLFWALVLASFGAIAQAVTSRRYAVLLPTVGGVTSTVVLFFLAVMLLSGSANPFERLAFTPADGNGLNPQLQNPGMVIHPPLLYLGYISITIPFAFAIAALVTGRVDTGWIHAIRRWTLLSWLFLSAGITLGMWWAYVELGWGGYWAWDPVENASFLPWLTMSAFLHSVMIQEKRGMLKRWNLGLVIGSFLLSIFGTFITRSGVIASVHSFTQSNIGAFFVGFLVLTAFASFSLLYLRWPSLKPESQLDSLASREAAFLFNNLLLVGIAFSVLWGTLFPILSEAVRGTKITVGPPFFNQVNIPLGLGLLALTGIGPLIAWRQTSTSNLRRQFIFPVSTGIVVTVVLLALGVRDPYAMMTFGLAGFVFGTVTQEFYRGVRARQRMHGEHPVLALGRLITRNRRRYGGYLVHIAMVVYFVAFAGMAFTRTREATLSVGDTATIGSPFGYEYALKFLGISQYAAFNRQVSVASMEVTRNGKKLGIMTSEKRQHVDSFGKPTFQPSTEVGIRSDLREDLYVVYAGSVDGTERSTFRITVNPLVWWVWAGGVFLIIGGLITMWPSTWNANLPPIRERTPAAPEPAAVG
- a CDS encoding zinc ribbon domain-containing protein; amino-acid sequence: MILELITAMLLGALVLWMALGALGTQTTDDGLEEADPLEETPRGRALLAIKELEFDRATGKVSDEDYQSIRGRLAFEATEVLGRSAAVSAPAVTTLRGCPQCGPRPEAGARFCSACGFPAA